A section of the Sebastes fasciatus isolate fSebFas1 chromosome 21, fSebFas1.pri, whole genome shotgun sequence genome encodes:
- the LOC141759851 gene encoding regulator of MON1-CCZ1 complex-like, which yields MSEDHFYLELCENPVQFEHASSVNNVFFDEANKQVFAVRSGGATGVVVKGPDDKSSVAFRMDDKGEVKCIKFSIGNKILAVQRTTKSVDFINFIPDYPHTEFTQECKTKNASVLGFCWTNWNEIVFITDQGIEFYQVFPDKRSLKLLKSQSINVNWYQYCPETAVILLSTTVQGNILQPFAFRNGTMSKMSKFEIELPVVPKPAKLSLSERDIAMATIYGQLFVMYLKHHSRTANSPSAEVVLYHLPREGACKKTHVLKLNTTGKFALNIVDNLVVVHHQSSQTSLIFDIKLKEPDSAVNTHQPVLPARSIHPYRIPLAGPAVVPSQPPVPCQLYSSSWSVFQPDIIISASEGVKNTRTHTHTHTHTHTLSGLSFAPKVKFKSGMCRLILCVVTDLWQSSRSV from the exons ATGAGTGAGGATCATTTCTACCTGGAGCTGTGTGAGAACCCGGTGCAGTTTGAACACGCCTCCAGCGTCAACAACGTCTTCTTCGACGAGGCCAACAAACAG GTGTTTGCGGTGCGTTCAGGTGGAGCCACGGGGGTGGTGGTCAAAGGCCCCGACGACAAGAGCAGTGTTGCCTTCAG AATGGACGATAAAGGAGAAGTGAAGTGCATCAAGTTCTCCATTGGAAATAAGATCTTGGCGGTTCAGAGGACTACGAAATCTGTG GATTTCATCAACTTCATACCCGACTATCCTCACACAGAGTTCACCCAGGAATGCAAG ACGAAGAACGCCAGTGTTTTGGGTTTCTGTTGGACCAACTGGAATGAGATCGTCTTCATCACCGACCAGGGAATAGAGTTCTACCAG GTGTTTCCAGACAAACGCAGCCTGAAGCTGCTGAAGAGTCAGAGCATTAACGTGAACTGGTACCAGTACTGTCCAGAGACCGCCGTCATCCTGCTGTCCACCACCGTGCAGGGAAACATCCTGCAGCCCTTCGCCTTCAGG aACGGGACCATGTCCAAGATGTCCAAGTTTGAGATCGAGCTGCCAGTCGTCCCCAAACCTGCCAAACTCAGCCTGTCGGAGAGGGACATCGCCATGGCAACCAT ttaCGGTCAGCTGTTTGTGATGTACCTGAAGCATCACTCAAGAACAGCCAACAGTCCCAGTGCAGAGGTGGTTCTGTATCACTTACCGAG ggagGGTGCGTGTAAGAAGACTCACGTGTTGAAGCTGAACACGACGGGGAAGTTTGCTCTGAACATCGTGGACAACCTGGTGGTGGTTCATCACCAGAGCTCCCAG ACGTCTCTGATCTTCGACATCAAGCTGAAGGAACCAGACAGTGCTGTCAACACACACCAACCTGTCCTACCTGCCCGGTCCATACACCCCTACAGGATACCACtggcag gtccAGCCGTCGTTCCCTCTCAGCCTCCAGTACCATGTCAGCTCT ACTCTTCCTCCTGGAGCGTCTTCCAACCCGACATCATCATCAGCGCCAGTGAAGGTGTgaaaaacacacgcacacacacacacacacacacacacacacacacactcagcggACTTTCATTTGCTCCTAAAGTAAAGTTTAAAAGCGGCATGTGCAGATTAATCTTGTGTGTAGTGACAGATTTATGGCAAAGCAGCAGAAGTGTGTAA